A genomic stretch from Candidatus Zixiibacteriota bacterium includes:
- a CDS encoding fumarylacetoacetate hydrolase family protein, with the protein MRLVTFSRANQQRLGLVGPGDQIIDLAEVNQRYLRGGKPPFLASMQAFIEAGGKALQVARKAEKYVAGKTAEEQRKLARAGALLRLGQTKLLAPIPRPRKNVVMLGINYREHVDEGARARAIEVKYPDYPVFFTKPATSVIGHMGKVIRHPATEKLDWEIELAVVMGRKGKDIPKEKVYDYIFGYTICLDMTARELQRQHGQWFKGKSLDTFCPLGPWIVHKSELPDPQSLRLVCRVNGQVMQDGNTRDMIFDIPTIIESLSSGMTLEPGDIVSTGTPSGVGFARVPPVYLNPGDRVEGEIEGIGVLQVEIAAP; encoded by the coding sequence ATGCGGCTTGTCACTTTTTCGCGCGCAAACCAGCAACGCCTGGGGCTGGTCGGTCCCGGCGATCAGATCATCGACCTGGCCGAGGTCAACCAGCGCTACCTGCGTGGCGGCAAGCCCCCCTTTCTGGCCAGCATGCAGGCGTTCATCGAAGCGGGGGGAAAGGCTCTCCAGGTTGCCAGGAAGGCGGAAAAATACGTCGCCGGCAAGACCGCTGAAGAGCAGCGAAAGCTCGCCCGTGCCGGCGCTCTGCTCAGGCTCGGCCAGACGAAGCTCCTTGCGCCGATTCCCCGCCCGCGGAAAAACGTGGTCATGCTCGGCATCAACTACCGGGAGCACGTCGACGAGGGAGCGCGCGCCCGCGCGATAGAGGTGAAATATCCGGACTACCCGGTATTCTTCACCAAGCCGGCGACCTCGGTGATCGGCCACATGGGCAAGGTCATCCGTCACCCGGCCACGGAGAAGCTCGACTGGGAAATCGAGCTGGCCGTGGTCATGGGGCGAAAAGGAAAGGACATTCCCAAGGAAAAGGTTTACGACTATATCTTCGGCTACACGATCTGCCTCGATATGACGGCGCGAGAGCTGCAGCGCCAGCACGGCCAGTGGTTCAAGGGAAAATCGCTGGACACGTTTTGCCCCCTGGGCCCCTGGATCGTCCACAAGAGCGAGCTGCCCGATCCCCAGTCGCTGCGCCTGGTCTGCCGGGTCAACGGCCAGGTCATGCAGGACGGGAATACGCGCGACATGATCTTCGACATTCCCACCATTATCGAGTCGCTGTCGAGCGGGATGACGCTCGAGCCCGGCGACATCGTCAGCACCGGGACACCCTCCGGCGTCGGCTTCGCGCGCGTGCCGCCGGTCTACCTGAACCCCGGCGACCGGGTCGAGGGAGAGATCGAGGGGATCGGGGTCCTGCAGGTCGAAATCGCCGCGCCATAA
- the thiS gene encoding sulfur carrier protein ThiS, translating into MRIRINGEEKEVADGLNLAQLLEELKLRPARVIVEHNRNVVSREAHAATRLQEGDVVEIVHFVGGG; encoded by the coding sequence ATGAGGATTCGTATCAACGGCGAGGAAAAGGAAGTTGCCGACGGGCTCAACCTGGCGCAGCTCCTCGAGGAGCTCAAGCTCCGGCCGGCGCGGGTGATCGTCGAGCACAACCGCAACGTGGTTTCGAGAGAGGCTCACGCCGCAACCCGCCTGCAGGAAGGCGACGTGGTCGAGATCGTTCACTTCGTCGGCGGCGGATAG
- a CDS encoding thiazole synthase: protein MEDLFQLADKSYRSRLIVGTGKYKDFEQTRKAIEISGAEIVTVAVRRVNITDPSKENLLDYLDPKKYTILPNTAGCYSAEEAVRTCRLVREAGVGRLVKLEVIGDDKTLFPDIPATIEAAKILVKEGFFVLPYVNDDPITAKKLQDIGCAAVMPLAAPIGSGLGIRNPYNLRIILEQATVPIIVDAGVGTASDAAIAMEMGCDGVLMNTAIAGAKDPLLMAEAMRLGVEAGRKAFLAGRIAKKLYATASSPLEGILG, encoded by the coding sequence ATGGAAGATTTGTTTCAGCTGGCGGACAAGAGCTATCGGTCCCGCCTGATCGTCGGGACCGGCAAGTACAAGGATTTCGAGCAGACCAGGAAAGCGATCGAGATCTCGGGCGCCGAGATCGTCACGGTCGCCGTGCGCCGCGTCAACATCACCGATCCCAGCAAGGAGAATCTGCTCGACTACCTGGATCCCAAGAAGTACACGATCCTGCCCAACACCGCCGGCTGCTACAGCGCGGAAGAGGCCGTGCGGACCTGCCGCCTGGTCCGGGAGGCGGGAGTCGGCAGGCTCGTCAAGCTCGAAGTGATCGGCGACGACAAGACTCTCTTCCCGGACATTCCGGCAACCATCGAGGCGGCAAAGATCCTGGTCAAAGAGGGCTTCTTCGTGCTGCCCTATGTCAACGACGACCCGATCACGGCGAAAAAGCTCCAGGACATCGGCTGCGCCGCCGTGATGCCCCTCGCCGCGCCGATCGGCTCCGGCCTCGGCATCCGCAACCCTTACAACCTCCGGATCATCCTCGAGCAGGCGACGGTGCCGATCATCGTCGACGCCGGCGTGGGAACGGCCTCGGATGCCGCGATCGCCATGGAGATGGGCTGCGACGGCGTGCTGATGAACACCGCGATCGCCGGCGCCAAGGACCCCCTGTTGATGGCCGAGGCGATGCGTCTCGGCGTGGAGGCGGGGCGCAAGGCTTTTCTCGCCGGCCGCATCGC